From Rhododendron vialii isolate Sample 1 chromosome 10a, ASM3025357v1, the proteins below share one genomic window:
- the LOC131304395 gene encoding cleavage and polyadenylation specificity factor subunit 3-I-like has translation MTSTAQPQSSLKRRDSSTGTREGDQLIITPLGAGSEVGRSCVYMSYKGKTVLFDCGIHPAYSGMAALPYFDEIDPGTIDVLLVTHFHLDHAASLPYFLEKTTFKGRVFMTHATKAIYKLLLSDYVKVSKVSVEDMLYDEQDILRSMDKIEVIDFHQTLEVNGIRFWCYTAGHVLGAAMFMVDIAGVRVLYTGDYSREEDRHLRAAELPQFSPDICIIESTYGVQLHQPRHIREKRFTDVIHSTISQGGRVLIPAFALGRAQELLLILDEYWSNHPELHNIPIYYASPLAKRCMAVYQTYINAMNERIRNQFANSNPFDFKHISPLKSIENFNDVGPSVVMASPSALQSGLSRQLFDKWCADKKNACVIPGYVVEGTLAKTIINEPKEVTLMNGLTAPLNMQVHYISFSAHADYAQTSAFLKELMPPNIILVHGEANEMGRLKQKLITLFADGNTKIISPKNCQSVEMYFNSDKMAKTIGKLAERVPEIGESVSGLLVKKGFTYQIMAPDDLHVFSQLSTANIIQRMTIPYSGALGVIKYRLQQIYESVESSTDEESGVLTLRVHDRVTVKQESDKHISVHWNADPISDMVSDSIVALVLNVSREMPKIVEEPEPGINEEENKKKFEKICHALLVSLFGDVKQGENGKLLISVDGNVAHLDKQSGDVESENEGLRERVRTAFRRIQSAVKPAPLSAAS, from the exons atgacTTCAACAGCACAACCCCAATCTTCTCTGAAGAGGCGTGATTCCTCGACTGGAACAAGGGAAGGGGACCAGCTGATTATAACCCCTTTAGGCGCTGGCAGTGAAGTGGGTCGCTCCTGCGTTTACATGTCTTACAAAGGCAAAACCGTTCTG TTTGATTGTGGAATTCATCCTGCTTACTCGGGGATGGCTGCTCTGCCATACTTTGACGAAATTGATCCTGGTACCATTGATGTGCTTCTTGTCACACA CTTTCATTTGGATCATGCTGCTTCCCTTCCTTACTTTTTGGAGAAG ACAACATTCAAAGGGAGAGTGTTCATGACCCATGCAACAAAGGCTATCTATAAGTTGTTGTTGTCTGACTATGTGAAAGTGAGCAAAGTTTCAGTTGAAGATATGTTGTATGATGAACAAGACATTCTTCGCTCTATGGACAAAATTGAG GTTATAGACTTTCATCAGACCTTAGAAGTTAACGGTATCCGTTTCTGGTGTTACACTGCTGGCCACGTCCTTGGTGCCGCCATGTTTATGGTAGACATTGCAGGTGTCCGAGTCCTCTACACTGGAGACTACTCACGAGAAGAGGATCGTCATCTTCGTGCTGCCGAACTTCCTCAATTTTCACCTGACATTTGCATCATCGAATCCACATACGGCGTTCAGCTCCACCAACCACGACACATCAGAGAGAAGCGATTCACTGATGTTATCCACTCCACCATTTCCCAAGGTGGTCGAGTCCTAATTCCTGCATTTGCTCTTGGTCGGGCCCAAGAACTTCTTTTGATCCTCGATGAGTATTGGTCAAACCATCCGGAGCTCCACAACATTCCCATCTATTATGCCTCCCCACTGGCAAAAAGATGCATGGCAGTTTACCAGACCTATATAAATGCCATGAACGAGAGGATCAGGAACCAATTTGCAAATTCAAACCCGTTTGATTTCAAGCACATTTCACCTTTGAAGAGTATCGAGAATTTTAATGACGTTGGACCATCGGTGGTGATGGCGAGTCCGAGTGCGCTCCAAAGTGGGCTATCTCGACAGCTATTTGATAAGTGGTGTGCAGATAAGAAAAATGCTTGTGTTATTCCTGGATATGTTGTGGAGGGAACTTTAGCGAAAACCATTATCAATGAACCCAAAGAAGTTACCCTGATGAACGGTTTGACAGCTCCTCTTAATATGCAGGTTCACTACATCTCCTTCTCAGCTCACGCAGATTACGCTCAGACGAGTGCATTCCTGAAGGAACTGATGCCGCCTAACATTATTCTTGTTCATGGAGAAGCGAATGAGATGGGGAGGCTAAAGCAGAAGCTTATTACCTTGTTTGCCGACGGAAACACCAAAATTATTTCCCCTAAGAACTGCCAGTCTGTTGAAATGTACTTCAACTCGGACAAAATGGCGAAAACGATTGGAAAACTTGCGGAAAGGGTCCCTGAAATTGGTGAATCGGTCAGCGGCTTATTGGTGAAGAAGGGTTTCACTTATCAGATCATGGCGCCAGATGATCTCCACGTCTTCTCTCAGCTATCCACCGCAAACATCATTCAGAGGATGACCATCCCATACTCTGGTGCCTTAGGTGTGATCAAATACAGACTTCAGCAGATATACGAGAGTGTAGAGTCTTCAACGGATGAGGAGTCTGGGGTTTTGACTTTGCGAGTTCACGATAGAGTTACGGTGAAGCAGGAATCAGATAAGCATATCTCTGTGCATTGGAATGCAGACCCCATTAGCGACATGGTGTCTGACTCGATTGTGGCTTTGGTCTTGAATGTGAGCCGGGAGATGCCTAAAATAGTCGAAGAGCCTGAACCTGGGATAAACGaggaagaaaacaagaagaagtttgaaaagattTGCCATGCTTTGCTTGTTTCCCTTTTTGGAGACGTGAAGCAGGGAGAGAATGGTAAATTGCTGATAAGCGTTGATGGGAATGTGGCGCATCTTgataaacagagtggggacgtTGAGAGTGAAAACGAAGGTCTTAGGGAAAGAGTGAGGACAGCGTTCCGGAGAATCCAAAGTGCTGTGAAGCCTGCCCCCCTTTCTGCTGCTTCTTAG
- the LOC131304396 gene encoding ribonuclease III domain-containing protein RNC1, chloroplastic isoform X1 encodes MELCSPFKPLPKPCSTHFTPDLSFSFSSSSSFPTFPIQTHFKKPIFKKPNCQIFRVSAVAVDPQELPQNSPQRLLKELAERKKVISPKKRVPPKRYILKPPLDDKKLAERFLNSPQLSLKSFPLLSSCLPSSRFTNADKTWMEGYLLEAKQALGYPLEPSEGLGDDNPAKQFDTLLYLAFQHPYCERTNTRHIRSGHSRLWFLGQYVLEQALAEFFLQRYPRESPGPMRERVYALIGKRFLSKWIKAASLQNLIFPFDNMDKLVRKEREPPVKSVFWALFGAIYLCYGMPEVYRVLFEVFGMDPEAEDCQPRERRQLEDVDYVSVEFEGRKLNWQDVAAYKPPEDALFTHPRLFRACVPPGMHRFRGNIWDYDSRPQVMRTLGYPLATTDRIRDITEARNIELGLGLQLCFLHPSKHKFEHPRFCFERLEYVGQKIQDLVMAERLLMKHLDAPGRWLQEKHRRLLMNKFCGKYLREKNLHRFIIYSEQVQDAFEHNRRLRNPATTSVQQAIHGLSYTVYGKPDVRRLMFEVFDFEQIQPKEIVNV; translated from the exons ATGGAGCTTTGTTCGCCCTTCAAACCCCTCCCAAAACCCTGCTCAACCCACTTCACACCTgacctctctttctctttctcttcctcttcctcattTCCCACTTTCCCTATCCAAACCCACTTCAAAAAGCCCATATTTAAGAAACCCAACTGCCAGATTTTTCGTGTTTCGGCCGTAGCTGTAGACCCTCAAGAACTCCCCCAAAACAGCCCACAGAGACTCCTCAAGGAGCTCGCTGAGCGTAAAAAGGTCATATCTCCCAAGAAAAGAGTACCCCCCAAGAGGTACATACTTAAGCCTCCATTAGATGACAAAAAGTTAGCAGAAAGATTCCTCAACAGCCCCCAATTGTCCCTCAAGTCATTTCCTTTGTTGAGTTCTTGTTTACCCTCTTCGCGATTTACCAATGCTGATAAGACATGGATGGAAGGGTACCTTTTGGAAGCCAAGCAGGCACTTGGGTACCCCTTGGAGCCCTCTGAAGGATTGGGGGATGATAATCCGGCTAAGCAATTCGATACATTGTTGTACTTGGCTTTTCAGCATCCGTATTGTGAGAGGACAAACACGAGGCACATTAGGTCGGGGCATTCTAGGTTGTGGTTTCTGGGACAGTATGTGCTTGAGCAGGCACTTGCTGAGTTTTTCTTGCAGAGGTATCCGAGGGAGTCACCTGGTCCGATGAGGGAGAGGGTTTATGCGTTGATTGGGAAGAGGTTTCTTTCCAAGTGGATTAAAGCTGCTAGCTTGCAGAATTTGATCTTTCCTTTTGATAACATGGATAAGTTGGTACGAAAGGAACGTGAACCGCCGGTGAA ATCTGTGTTCTGGGCTTTGTTTGGGGCAATATATCTCTGTTATGGTATGCCGGAAGTATACCGTGTTCTTTTTGAAGTATTTGGAATGGATCCAGAAGCTGAAGACTGTCAGCCTAGAGAAAGGAGACAGCTTGAAGACGTAGACTATGTCTCTGTGGAATTTGAAGGCAGAAAACTTAACTGGCAAGATGTTGCTGCATATAAG CCCCCAGAAGATGCTCTTTTCACACACCCAAGGCTTTTCAGAGCTTGCGTCCCTCCAGGCATGCATCGCTTCAGAGGAAATATATGGGATTACGATAGCAGACCCCAAGTTATGCGGACATTGGGGTATCCCTTAGCAACGACTGATAGAATTCGAGATATTACCGAAGCCAGGAATATTGAACTTGGTCTTGGGTTGCAG CTATGTTTCTTGCACCCATCAAAACATAAGTTTGAGCATCCCCGATTTTGCTTTGAGAGATTAGAATATGTTGGCCAAAAGATCCAG GATCTTGTGATGGCGGAGAGGTTGCTCATGAAGCATCTCGATGCACCCGGGAGATGGTTGCAAGAGAAGCATCGGCGTCTTCTGATGAACAAATTTTGTGGGAAATACTTGAGGGAGAAAAATCTACACCGCTTCATTATTTATAGCGAACAGGTTCAAGATGCGTTTGAACACAATCGAAGACTGAGGAACCCAGCCACCACTTCAGTCCAACAGGCCATCCACGGACTCTCATACACTGTTTATGGGAAGCCAGATGTGAGACGCCTCATGTTTGAGGTTTTCGACTTTGAGCAGATCCAACCTAAAGAAATTGTAAACGTTTAG
- the LOC131304396 gene encoding ribonuclease III domain-containing protein RNC1, chloroplastic isoform X2 yields the protein MHRFRGNIWDYDSRPQVMRTLGYPLATTDRIRDITEARNIELGLGLQLCFLHPSKHKFEHPRFCFERLEYVGQKIQDLVMAERLLMKHLDAPGRWLQEKHRRLLMNKFCGKYLREKNLHRFIIYSEQVQDAFEHNRRLRNPATTSVQQAIHGLSYTVYGKPDVRRLMFEVFDFEQIQPKEIVNV from the exons ATGCATCGCTTCAGAGGAAATATATGGGATTACGATAGCAGACCCCAAGTTATGCGGACATTGGGGTATCCCTTAGCAACGACTGATAGAATTCGAGATATTACCGAAGCCAGGAATATTGAACTTGGTCTTGGGTTGCAG CTATGTTTCTTGCACCCATCAAAACATAAGTTTGAGCATCCCCGATTTTGCTTTGAGAGATTAGAATATGTTGGCCAAAAGATCCAG GATCTTGTGATGGCGGAGAGGTTGCTCATGAAGCATCTCGATGCACCCGGGAGATGGTTGCAAGAGAAGCATCGGCGTCTTCTGATGAACAAATTTTGTGGGAAATACTTGAGGGAGAAAAATCTACACCGCTTCATTATTTATAGCGAACAGGTTCAAGATGCGTTTGAACACAATCGAAGACTGAGGAACCCAGCCACCACTTCAGTCCAACAGGCCATCCACGGACTCTCATACACTGTTTATGGGAAGCCAGATGTGAGACGCCTCATGTTTGAGGTTTTCGACTTTGAGCAGATCCAACCTAAAGAAATTGTAAACGTTTAG
- the LOC131304397 gene encoding uncharacterized protein LOC131304397 yields MEDWEEEQIPPLLKKELPKNSWDDEDVDDNDVKESWEDEDETAPAPAPEPPAEKTPKKTSAKASEKKGKHVEVVEKEEPLDPVAEKLRQERLVEEADFKSTRDLFGGKADEKNLYNFIPKSESDFLEYAELISHRLRPYEKSFHYIGLLKAVMRLSMTSLKGADAKEVASSVTAIANEKIKAEKEANAGKKKTGAKKKQLHVDKPDDEAVVGVYDAVDDYDDFM; encoded by the exons ATGGAGGATTGGG AGGAAGAGCAAATTCCACCTCTTCTTAAAAAAGAGCTACCAAAGAATAGTTGGGATGACGAAGATGTGGATGACAATGATGTGAAGGAATCTTGggaggatgaagatgaaacTGCTCCG GCACCTGCACCTGAACCTCCTGCTGAAAAGACACCCAAGAAGACAAGTGCAAAAGCTagtgaaaagaaaggaaaacatgTTGAAGTAGTAGAAAAGGAAGAGCCACTAGATCCTGTTGCAGAAAAACTTCGCCAAGAAAG ACTTGTGGAAGAGGCTGATTTCAAATCCACTAGAGACCTGTTTGGTGGGAAAGCTGATGAAAAGAATCTTTATAATTTCATTCCGAAATCAGAAAGTGACTTCTTAGAATATGCAGAGCTCATTTCTCATAGACTTCGTCCATATGAG AAAAGCTTTCATTATATTGGATTGCTCAAAGCTGTGATGAGATTGTCAATGACCTCTCTGAAAGGGGCAGATGCAAAGGAGGTTGCCTCTTCTGTCACTGCTATTGCAAATGAAAAGATAAAAGCTGAGAAAGAAGCAAATGCTGGTAAAAAGAAGACAG GAGCGAAGAAGAAACAGTTACATGTTGATAAGCCAGATGATGAGGCAGTAGTTGGGGTCTATGATGCTGTAGATGACTATGATGATTTTATGTGA